The Acidaminococcus fermentans DSM 20731 sequence ACAGACTCCTGCGGCTGCAGGCGGATTTCGACAACTTCCGGAAACGGAACAACGAAGAACGGGAACGGCTGGGCCGGTATGTAACCGGTCAGGTAGCCCGGGAATTTTTGAAGGTGCTGGACAATTTCGAACGGGCGGAAGCCAGTATGGAATCCAGCAAAGACGGAGCGGCCATCCAAAAAGGCATGGAAATGATCCACAAGCAGTTTGAAAAGGCACTCCAGACCCTGCACATCGAAGAGATCCCGGCGGAAGGCAAGCCTTTCGACCCCCAGATCCATGAAGCCGTAATGCAGGGCAGCAACCCGGATCTGCCGGATGAAAGCATCGACCTGGTCCTGGAAAAGGGCTACAAGATCGGTGATGACGTCATCCGTCATTCCAAGGTGCGGGTTGTCCGCAATGACTGAAAACAACGTGTTGAACGATTGACAATTCCAGATTTGACAGGAGGAATTCATTATGTCTAAGATTATTGGTATTGACTTGGGGACCACCAACTCCGTAGTCGCTGTGATGGAAGGCGGCGAACCTACGGTTATCACCACCCAGGAAGGCGGCCGGCTGACTCCTTCCGTGGTTGGCTTTACGAAAAACGGGGAAAGACTGGTAGGCCAGCTGGCCAAACGCCAGGCTGTATCCAACCCGGAACGGACCATCAGCTCCATCAAACGGCACATGGGCACCAAATACACTGTGACCATCGATGGCAAGGACTACACGCCGGAACAGATTTCCGCCATGATCCTGGAAAAGATGAAGGGCGATGCGGAACGGTATCTGGGTGAAAAAGTCACCGAAGCCGTCATCACCGTACCGGCTTACTTCAACGACAGCCAGCGTCAGGCCACCAAGGATGCAGGCCGGATCGCCGGACTGGATGTAAAACGGATCATCAACGAACCCACGGCTGCAGCCCTGGCTTACGGCATTGACAAATCCGACGACCATACCATCCTGGTTTATGACCTGGGTGGCGGCACCTTCGATGTGTCCATCCTGGAACTGGGCGACGGCGTGTTCGAAGTAAAATCCACCAACGGGGATACCCATCTGGGCGGCGATGACTTCGACAAAC is a genomic window containing:
- the grpE gene encoding nucleotide exchange factor GrpE; translated protein: MTEDQQKNAETAQAEAAEAAKAQAAAEETAEKAQAAEADQAEAKDEKAAAPDPKDEKIARQEQQIADLQNRLLRLQADFDNFRKRNNEERERLGRYVTGQVAREFLKVLDNFERAEASMESSKDGAAIQKGMEMIHKQFEKALQTLHIEEIPAEGKPFDPQIHEAVMQGSNPDLPDESIDLVLEKGYKIGDDVIRHSKVRVVRND